A window of the Lepus europaeus isolate LE1 chromosome 5, mLepTim1.pri, whole genome shotgun sequence genome harbors these coding sequences:
- the SDC3 gene encoding LOW QUALITY PROTEIN: syndecan-3 (The sequence of the model RefSeq protein was modified relative to this genomic sequence to represent the inferred CDS: deleted 2 bases in 1 codon), giving the protein MRFSPDVALAVSTTPAVLPTVDIQPVGTPFEELPSEHPTPEPVTSPPVVTEVPEEPSQRATTIATTTVTTTATTTGAPTVATVPTTVATAAPSIPAVPPSTATTAVVRTTGIRRLLPLPLTTAATAPATTPAVASPPTTAVILDTEAPTPRLVSTATSRPRALPRPATTQEPAVPERSTLLPLGTTAPGPTEVAQTPTPESFLTTTREEPEVPVSGGPSGDFELPEEETTQPDTANEVVAVGGPAAKPSPPPETLPKGARPGILDNAIDSGSSAAQLPQKSILERKEVLVAVIVGGVVGALFAAFLVTLLIYRMKKKDEGSYTLEEPKQASVTYQKPDKQEEFYA; this is encoded by the exons ATGCGGTTCAGCCCGGATGTGGCCCTAGCCGTGTCCACCACGCCTGCTGTGCTGCCCACCGTGGACATCCAACCCGTGGGTACCCCATTCGAAGAGCTGCCCTCTGAACACCCCACCCCAGAGCCTGTCACCAGCCCCCCAGTGGTGACAGAGGTCCCGGAAGAGCCCAGCCAGAGAGCCACCACCATCGCCACCACCACGGTgaccaccactgccaccaccacaggAGCCCCGACCGTGGCCACTGTGCCCACCACAGTGGCCACCGCCGCCCCCAGCATCCCTGCAGTACCCCCTTCCACGGCCACTACTGCTGTTGTAAGGACCACCGGCATACGGAggcttctgcccctccctctgaccACGGCcgccacagccccggccaccACCCCAGCAGTGGCCTCGCCTCCCACCACAGCGGTCATCTTGGACACcgaggcccccacccccaggctggtcAGCACCGCTACCTCCCGGCCAAGAGCTCTTCCAAGGCCGGCAACCACCCAGGAACCTGCTGTCCCCGAGAGGagcaccctg ctgcccctggggacCACTGCCCCCGGACCCACAGAGGTGGCTCAG ACCCCGACTCCGGAGTCCTTCCTGACCACCACTCGGGAGGAGCCGGAGGTGCCAGTGAGCGGGGGACCCAGTGGGGACTTTGAGCTGCCGGAAGAAGAGACCACACAGCCAGACACGGCCAATGAGGTGGTGGCTGTCGGAGGTCCTGCAGCCAAGCCGTCACCTCCCCCGGAGACCCTGCCCAAGGGTGCCCGCCCAGGCATCCTGGACAATGCCATTGACTCGGGCAGCTCGGCTGCGCAGCTGCCACAGAAGAGCATCCTGGAGCGGAAGGAGGTGCTCGTAG CTGTGATTGTCGGTGGGGTGGTGGGAGCCCTCTTCGCAGCCTTCCTGGTCACACTGCTCATCTACCGGATGAAAAAGAAGGACGAGGGCAGCTACACGCTGGAGGAGCCCAAGCAGGCGAGCGTCACCTACCAGAAGCCCGACAAGCAGGAGGAGTTCTATGCCTAG